The genome window ATGCTACACAGTGGTGCATCTGCAGGCATAAATAGGCTGTACTGTGTGCCAAATCAGGTTGTCTCTGAGCGCACCAAGCCACGAGTCCAGGAGTTCCAGTCGGAGGTGTTCATGATCATTGGCGGATGCACTAAGGATGAAAAATTTGTATCGGAGGTGACCTGCTTGGACCCCCTACGCAGGAGTCGACTGGAAGTAGCCAAGCTGCCCATAACTGAGATGGAGGCAGAGACCGACAACAAAAAGTGGGTGGAGTTTGCCTGCATCACATTCCAGAATGAAGTTTACCTGTCTGGTGAGTGAACGCCACACCGTACAGCATCTCCGACAATCACGCTCTAAATATCTTACggctttaaaaattacaaataaccGATCTTAGACTTCCTGGATGTGGTTTGAAATGAACTAGTCTGAACTGCTTTGTAAGATTCCTCTAGTGCAGTACATAAACGTGAGCAGCAGAAACTCAtcacaaaaagcaaaactgaatcAGCCATACTACTTTATCTCAAAGTAAAATGATTATTATCAAGTCTATTCTAAATGAATTTCTCATTTGCAGCTTTTTAGACTGAAAGTGGAATTTTTCTTGTAGTAATTCATATCTTATAAGATTTCTATATTTCTTGTAGGCATTTTCTTGTGCTATATTCATATTATAAAGATTTTACACAGTTTCGGCATATTTTCCAATTTCACCTTGCTTGCTTGTGTGATTGGAATAGGGGGAAAGGAGACCCAGCATGAAGCATGGAAGTACAATGCTGCCCTCAATAAGTGGATCCAAATCGAGTATCTCAACAATGGGCGCTGGAGGCATAAAATGGCAGTACTGGCAGGGAAGGTCTATGTGCTGGGTGGGTTCAATGGCACCCAGAGACACAGCAGTGTGGAGACCTACGACTCCTTTCACAACACCTGGACAGAGGTCATTTTCCTGATTAGATGATTACCAGCTAACTCTAGgctcattttcagtttcatcatgTTCTTGAGCTGACAGTTATCCATTGCAGCTTaagtttaattcatttagtaCAGCAGGTTTCATCGGGGATCTTGACACAACCTTTAGGTTACAGGTCCATTGCCTTACCGCCGTGCTGCCTGTTGGTCTACTTTTATGTTGCATTAGGTGTAGTTatgcttttaattaaatgccCTGAGGTgtgagggggatgcggtggtgcagtgggttggactgggtcctgctctccgggaggtctgggggttcgagccccacttggggtgccttgtgacggactgatgtccctgtcctgggtgtgtgccttacgccctgagttgccgggttaggctccggttccccgtgacccacgtatgggataagcggtttaggaagtgtgtgtgtgtgtgtgcgtgcctgaGGTGTGACTGCATGAAGGCTGTTAAGTGTTACTGCTGTTACTGGTAGGCTACCCCTAGTTATAAAGTTTTGAATTTTCAAGATACAAAAATtttgaagtttattaattagTGTTTCACcatttgttttctaaaattctCTGTGTAGAGGGAAAATGAGCTGTCTTTTTGCTTGCCATCATCAGTTGACAGCAAAAGGAtataaacacccacacacacaaccattttcagaaaccgcttgtcccatacggggtcacggggaaccggagcctaacccggcaactcagggcgttagggctggaggggaggggacacacccggacgggacgccagtccgtcgcaaggcaccccaagcgggactcaaaccccagacccaccggagagcaggactgtggtccaacccctgcgccaccgcacccccgcatgGATATAAACAGCGCTGCTTTTTCTCGAAGGTAGGATAACagagctgtctttttttttcatttaataatcaCCCATTTATCATTCCATATCTGTACATGTCTGTAGTACCCTACATTTTGCCAGTAATAGGCACTAGAGTTGTTTGATAACGTAGCATGTGTAAGCTGCATAGAAGATGAACAGAacaacctgcacagcatgtagAACCCCTGGAGAGTTAGTCAAGACAGCccagtgaaaatattaattccATCTGCACTCTTTTGCTACACCAACAGCACCACATATATTACAAATTTCATCCTTTCATTTCACCTTGCCTATATGTTATTACCTACTACCCACAGAATTTTCATTGCTTAAAGTTTTTCATATTGTTATAGGTGTTATACCACTATTGACAGGGTATGCCACAGAGTGCTTCACATAATACAAAAGGAGTGACAACAATAAGAATTACAGTTTTGCGAGCCTTTCCCTCGATCTGGAACATTTTGGTAACATCCTAATGACATTCTCCTCTTCTGTGGTGTTGCAGGCAGCACCCCTCATGCTGAGTGTGAGCTCCTTTGCCACAGCCAGTCACAACAACAAGCTATATGTGATTGGAGGGGGTCCAAAATGGCAAACTGGCAACAGATAAGACCCAGTGCTTTGACCCTTGCACCAACAAATGGACTCTCCGGTCCCCAATGCCCACTGaagcaaaatgtataaatgctgTAACCTTCAAAGATTGCATTTATGTAGCTGGTTAGTATCGTACCAGCTGTAATAGGCAGCTGTCTCTATCCCTGTGATATAGTGGTCAGATCAGGTCATACAGAAGCTGCGGTTTGACGTTTCTGACACTCTGCTTGTTCCTTGGCTAGGTGGTGCAATGAAGGCACTCTACTGCTATAACCCTTTGGAGGACACCTGGAGTATGGTGACACAGTTCAGCCATGAGAGAGCCAGTTGTGGTCTTGCAGCATGTAATGACAAGCTCTTCATCACAGGAGGGCGGGATGAAAGGAATCAGGTGATCGCCACAGTGCTGTGTTGGGACCCGGGCACAAAGAAGCTAACAGAGGAGTGTGTGCTACCCCGTGGTGTGTCCCACCATGGCAGTGTTACGCTGCGGAAATCATATACACATATCCGGAGAGTAACGCCTAGAACTGTGGCTGTATGACTTTAAATTGCAAAATTGGCAAACTCGCTACACAAGCTAACAGGCAGGAGTACCCAAAAAGCTGGGTTGCTGTTACTGATGATTACTGAGAAAAAGATATCATAAATAAGGAATGTACTGGATATGGAACTGCACTTGTGACTGAAACACAGGCCTTACCTCATTGTTATATTTGCCATGGCTGCATAAGAGTAAATGGTAGATAAATATACTATGTACTTATTTTTGTCTCCATTGCATCCATTatattttgtctctttttgcatccattatatttatatgatctgaacatttgtaaaaaaaaactataaagtgagtattaataaaaaaaattgccatgtTTTCgtccggagattgtgttccaactaccgggggatcacactccttagcctccctgggaaagtctatgccagggtactggaaaggagaatccgaccgatagtcgaacctcggattcaggaggagcaatgcggttttcgttctggccgtggaacactgggccagctctataccctcactagggtgctggaaggtttgtggagtttgcccaaccagtccatatgtgttttgtggacctggagaaggcattcgaccgtgtccctcgtggcatcctgtgggaggtgcttcgggattatggggttcagggcttgctgttacgggctgttcgttccctgtatgaccggagcaggagcttggttcgcattgccggcagtaagtcagacctgttcccggtgcatgttggactccgccagggctgccctttgtcaccgattctgttcattatcttcatggacagaatttctaggcgcaaccacggaacggagggtgtctgtttggtggccgcgagatctcgtctctgcttttcgcggacgatgtggtcctgctggcttcatcaagtcaagacttgcagcgtgcactggggagatttgcagccgagtgcgaagcggcggggatgagaatcagcacctccaaatccgaggccatcgttctcagtcggaaaaaggtggattgccccctccgggttagggggagttgctccctcagtggaggagtttaagtatctcggggtcttgttcacgagtgagggaaaaatggagcggcaggttgacggacggatcggtgcggcgtccgcagtaatgcggtcattgtaccggtctgtgtgtggtgaagagggagctgagtcgtaaggcgaagctctcaatttaccggtcgatctacgttcctaccctcacctatggtcatgaactctggatcatgactgaaagaatgagatagcggatacaagcggcagaaatgagtttcctctgcagagtggctgggcgcacccttagggatagggtgaggagctcagtcacccgggaggagctcggagtagagccgctgctcctccgcatcgagaggagccagttgaggtggcttgggcatctgttccggatgcctcctggacgcctccctggggaggtgttccgggcttgtcccactgggaggaggcctcagggcagacccaggacacgttggagagactatgtctcccggctggcctgggaacgccttggggtttccccagaggaactggaggaggtgtgcgaggagagggaagtctggaggactctgctcggactgctgcccccgtgacccggccccggatagcggaggaagatgaatgaatgaatgaatgaatgaatgaatgaatgaatgaatattttcgtccggaagtagaaggcggattcaattgcggagcacacaggagtttgagggacaggacaggaaccgtggtcggggacaggcgtgggtcttcgtactgcaaaTGTCGTTTAttgggaaatccagaatcgttgtcggtgaatacaggcgataggtcaaacacaaaaacacggatcaaaacacaggaaggtaggggtcacgggagaaggagtcgggcgggtggactgggaacaaggatgaaagcgaggagcaggctgaCTCAAGCAAGTGCGCTGGCTGGgtcggcgaacaaggttccatgtccttctctgtttgtttttgccttatatcttgccaggtccaggtgcatctgattatggtgatggcatgggtgtggcaaAAATACACAACAATTACTGGGATTCCTAATACAGTGagcaaaatatacagaaattaaaattgagAAAATGTCAATTATTGGTTGCATAAATTATCACCCTCTCTGTGTCCTGCCCTCTTCATACCTTCCATGTATAATCTGACAGACAGCTAAATTGCTCAGACATTACTGGGTTGGACACACTGTATCATTAATAGTTTTCAAATGAGAGTTCAAACAAAAGCCCAGATTGGGGAAACTGAAGAggactgaaatgaaaaacaaggtaATCTTTTCTGTAAAAACTAGCTTATATACTAACTTTTATACCCCATCAGTTATGACAGTCAAGCAGTAGGATGAGCACAAACTAGAGTATATAATAGAATGACTGAAGTGGTGTCcaattggggggtgcggtggcgcagcgggtctctggtgggtctggggttggaggccccttggggtgccttgtgacggaatggcgtcccgtcctgggtgtatccctccccctccagccttgcaccctgtgttgccgggttaggctccaggggcatcagacaatgtgtgtgcgtgtgttgttTCAAACTGGCAAAGACTGTATCCTTTCTGAAGGATAAGTTAAGgctggggttagggttcgagctagggtaagtgctggagccaggcaaagggtttcagctttttgtggggccggcgctgtggtttgcgcttcagctagagttcagctctgagctagggttagggctggagatagggtcaaggctccAGCTTGgtctatggctggagatagggttaaggctggagctagggttagggttcgtgctagggtaagtgctggagccatGCTAAGGGTTTCAGGTGTTCgtggggccggcgctgtggtttgcgcagcagctagagttcagctgggagctcgggttagggctggagataagGTCAAGGCAGGAGCTAGGGTCAGGGTTCgagctagggtaagtgctggagccaggctaagAGTTTCAGGTTTTTGTGGGTGCTGACTTAGTACGAAGAGTGATTTCTAAACGGTTTTTAACCTACATTTCATGGAGGCATGGCATTTAggataattcatttaaaaaattttacacaTGAACTGAATGGAGTccattttttaaatctaattcCTTCTTGAAACAATCCATTTGTTTATCCTTCAGCCATTACCGAGGTAGAATTTTCTGAACACCAACACAGAGAGCTTCCTTCAGGGCTGTTAACTGATATCAGCAAGGGCAATGTGTGTTATTCTTTCAACTTCCAGGTAAGGGAACTATTTTAGAATCTTACTTACATGTGGTGTTTATAACCTATGAATCACTAGCATATAAATTACAGCATCAAACCCACAGTATATCCATTGATTtcaaatttgattttatttctttcactcCATCACTTGCATATTCCCTTTGACAAGCAAATGTGTTTTGCTCGGTAAAAAGTGAGTTAGGGTTTCTCACTAAGGCAGATACTGGTTTGCCAATAGTAAGCACCCCTTCTTTACATACTAAATACCTAAATAATGACTATATCATAACTATAATGATTGTTCAGTTACAGCATGCAGTTCCATATTGCATAGTTAAGTCTGTATACAGACATGCGTACCGTTATATACCAAGGAGTGgctaaaataaacactgaagGAATTTAAGAAAACCCAACTGAAATGGACTGTAGAACCACTTCTTGGGTCAGCTGAAATTAAATCCCAACCACTGTACCACAAACATGAGTGCTTTGTTCCAGTATGCACTGGACCATTTGAGCACTGGTTCTGTTTAGTGCTGGAGGAGTTGGGGTGTGTCTTTTTTGATCGCTTGACTTCAATGGACATGCGTCACTGGGCTTTGGTACCATATATACTGTAGTGCAATGTGTCTTGTAACTTTAACATCCCTCTTCATTTGCAGCAGTTAGACTGTTTCTTCCTCGACATTGTGTATACGTTGCTGGAATTACTGTGTATTCCTGTAAAAAAGAATTATGAGGGCATTAGGTTTGTGTTCATTTCTGGGATAACAGGTCAACCTGAACAATTTATTATTGGGTTGTGAAAAcgatggatttttaaaaattttattttagccattttaaattcaatataattttaatgtttttttgtaaaattaatacaataatttacagtaagGTTTACAGaatagttttatatttattatagctttatcttgGGTTTTTACCAAATCTTACCaacaaataaatcaagagaTGTTTGTattaagattttaatttaaGTCACCCACCTGGTGACTTAGTAGTAAAATGACTTGGGATTTGCGAACAAATTGAGTCATAGATTTGCAGTCCCAATTGTGTTCTTGTGGCTGAGCAGCCAGGGCATTTACTTGCTGCACcggtataaaaaaataatatatagcCAAAGCAGTATGGGTCCTTATTTGAACAAAGGCTGTactcttgtttttttatttttttttttcacgagGGGGGTTACTCACGGACAACATCTCCAACACGTCTGGATCCACTTTTCTCCAGCTCGGCCAGGACATTCGCCTCAAAGGACAGTGACGCCACTCGGAAAAAGAACTCCCTCACGTTCTCACCTGTGGCGTAAGCAAGCACGGCCCTATTCACTGTGCTCCTTAAATCATACTTGTGCACTTTGAAAGATGCTATACGGATAACCCATACCAAAAGGAAACAAGCTTTATGAATGAATTTGTTCAAATTAGTGCCATTGGTCCTCATGAGGAAGGCCTGCATTCTAAGTTAAGGATTCTAATAGCCTGTGGTGTCTAAGTCACCCACCTGACAATGCAGACACTGCCCAGTACTCTGCCTTCATTTCCTCTGCCAGTTTCACTGCATCCTGTTCAATCTGGGAGTACTGAGCAGGAGActggaaaaagagcagaaaataaTTATGCCTGGCAGCTTTGACAGTTTTAAGTAAAGCACAGGAAGAACCTGGGGGCGCACGTACACTGAGGTCTTTTTTTGTACCAACAAGAAACAGAAGCACGCTGGATGGGTCATTCTCCTTCATGGCGTCCTGCAGCCACTGCCTGCGCATCAACACAGAGACAGGCAGGTGTGCCACTGAAGACATTACCTTCCATAGAACTTGTCGTCAAAGCACCAGGTAACAGACACTCTTGCCATACCTTGTATGGTCCAAGGAGGCTACGTCATTGACATCAAACACAATTATGACAGCTGTGGGcgagagtaaaaaaaaaaaagaaaacacatatgGGTTGTGAaaccacaaaaatacacacatcatctgaaactgcttgtcccatgcaggggtcgcagggagccaaacacagggcatgaggctggagggggaggggacacacccaggacaggacgccagtccatcgcaaagcaccccaagcttgacttgaaccccagacccaccgggcagcagaacccagtccaacccactgcaccaccacacccccggcACCACAAAAATCTTATGACTAATATTATGACATTTCCTTTTCCAGGAACAGATCAACTTTCTCTGCAGTATTAGTCTACACATCAAAAAGGGTCTTTCCATACCCTGAGCTCCTCTGTAGTATGTGGAAGCAATGCACTTGAACCTTTCCTGCCCTGCTGTGTCCCACCTGCAGAGGAACATTGTGAGAAGGGTGAGTAAGAGAGGGGTGCAGGGTGGACGTCACACTCTTCAACCACTCACACTGCACTTACAGCTGCAGACTGAATGGGACGCCCAACACCTCAAACCTCTCCATCTCAAAGTCCACTCCAATGGTCGCCTTGTAGTTCTTATCGAAGGTGTCCTTGCAGAACCTGACAAGAGAGTgtgaataatttgtttaaagCACTGCAACACCTGTTCTTTTAAAGATCCTAACCTGTTCATTTCCTTCTCCATTCTATGTACATCATTTGAAGAACAGCCAGCATTTCCTATAATAATTAACTATAAACTGTAATCTGCAAGGGAAATGTTTGGATCACTTGTGTGTTGATCCTCGAAAACCACTCATTAACTTTCAGATAGCCTATTCAtaatcattttcattaaaatactgcAACACTGGATTTTGATCAGGCCATAGATGTTTTCACCATCTGACGCTGAGTCAAATGCTTACCTATTAATCAGACAGGTTTTTCCCACTGCCAGATCACCCACGACAATGACCTTTGAGATCTTAAACCTGCTGGAAGACCCACACAAGGAAGGAAAGTGGTGCTCACATTGGTGAAACCGTACATCTGTCCATCAGTGCCAATCGTGCACCCTCCAAAACTGTGATCAAGGTCCATGCAGGTGTCTTTGCAGGCCTGAGAAGGTACTCTTGTAGCAAGCCTCACCCCACTGTGCCAGTTTTGTGCTCCTGACAAGCAGTCTTCACCCGGGAGTTGAACTCATTTTTGGTGTGCAGAGCAGCTTCTTTAGTGAAGGGctggaagaggagaagaaatCCATTTTGGCCCTTATCTGATTacaaatgactaaataaaatgGACCAAATtgagttttaaaagaaaattccaTCAGGTGGCCTTCCCACTCTCAACATCAACTACTGATGGGATCACAGAGAGCATGATGGGAGGGATGTGCAGGCACTGTGAGTCAGGAGGCCTAGGAAGGGGGATGGGGCGGCTAGGCATGTCTGGACTCGAAGTGCTGTCCCTCTGTGTGAGGCAAGGCATTCCAACAGCTACACATTAAACCAGCGTAACAGAGGAGGAACTAAGGCCGAGAAAGTCTGAAGGTTGTGGCCAACGAGCAGAGATGTACCTGGGGTAACTGGGCGACGACACGGTCTCGTCTTACAGGAGGTAGAACGCTCATGGTGGGACACTGGTGGAGACACGGAAGAGTGAAGATAACCCCACATAACTACAGGAAAAAGCATCCACGAAGGACAGCCTGCATATAGAGCACCATCACTGAAGCATGTTCAACTATTTTACTGAGAGTGTAAGCAAGAGACAGAGGAACCACTGAGTATGTCATAAAGGTTCCTGCTAGTTACAGCTCTTTATTGATGGGGAACATGGGGTTCACCCATCTCTTTCTCTAACTTCTGTCCTGCTTGTTCTCAGTCTTCACTCCTTTTCAGTGTCAGTACCATTTGCAGTAGAGCTTGCTGTaacacacagca of Scleropages formosus chromosome 10, fSclFor1.1, whole genome shotgun sequence contains these proteins:
- the LOC108932049 gene encoding LOW QUALITY PROTEIN: kelch-like protein 6 (The sequence of the model RefSeq protein was modified relative to this genomic sequence to represent the inferred CDS: deleted 1 base in 1 codon), translated to MVEACSSFLANALLPDNCVGVLRLADAHSLVPLQACVQDYISQAFSHVALHEEFLELPEEALVNLLKRDDLSVTEEEQVFEAAIRWVRARETERLPTLPRLLQHIRLPLLNPWYFVEKVEGDPLVRRSPEAFNLLQEARRYHLSGTEVVSERTKPRVQEFQSEVFMIIGGCTKDEKFVSEVTCLDPLRRSRLEVAKLPITEMEAETDNKKWVEFACITFQNEVYLSGGKETQHEAWKYNAALNKWIQIEYLNNGRWRHKMAVLAGKVYVLGGFNGTQRHSSVETYDSFHNTWTEAAPLMLSVSSFATASHNNKLYVIGGGPNGKLATDKTQCFDPCTNKWTLRSPMPTEAKCINAVTFKDCIYVAGGAMKALYCYNPLEDTWSMVTQFSHERASCGLAACNDKLFITGGRDERNQVIATVLCWDPGTKKLTEECVLPRGVSHHGSVTLRKSYTHIRRVTPRTVAV
- the rab34a gene encoding ras-related protein Rab-34a isoform X1; the protein is MSVLPPVRRDRVVAQLPQPFTKEAALHTKNEFNSRVKTACQEHKTGTVGRFKISKVIVVGDLAVGKTCLINRFCKDTFDKNYKATIGVDFEMERFEVLGVPFSLQLWDTAGQERFKCIASTYYRGAQAVIIVFDVNDVASLDHTRQWLQDAMKENDPSSVLLFLVGTKKDLSSPAQYSQIEQDAVKLAEEMKAEYWAVSALSGENVREFFFRVASLSFEANVLAELEKSGSRRVGDVVRIHSNSSNVYTMSRKKQSNCCK
- the rab34a gene encoding ras-related protein Rab-34a isoform X2, which translates into the protein MSVLPPVRRDRVVAQLPQPFTKEAALHTKNEFNSRVKTACQEHKTGTVGFKISKVIVVGDLAVGKTCLINRFCKDTFDKNYKATIGVDFEMERFEVLGVPFSLQLWDTAGQERFKCIASTYYRGAQAVIIVFDVNDVASLDHTRQWLQDAMKENDPSSVLLFLVGTKKDLSSPAQYSQIEQDAVKLAEEMKAEYWAVSALSGENVREFFFRVASLSFEANVLAELEKSGSRRVGDVVRIHSNSSNVYTMSRKKQSNCCK